One Strix aluco isolate bStrAlu1 chromosome 19, bStrAlu1.hap1, whole genome shotgun sequence genomic window, GCAGAGCGCTGCTGGCCAAGCTTTCCGAGAGCGCGCAGTGCGGAGAGCGCGGTGAGCGTTGGACTGAAAATGATCTATTTGCCACGGAGTATCCTGGGATAATTGAATGCTCTATAATGAGGGCGCAGGGTGCGTTAATCATTCCATTTCAGCTTTTGTGACAGGAACTTGGCAGTAAGTTGCAGCGAAGCAGGCACTGATACTGAAGTTTTTATTACCACTGCCAATGCGACCGGCAGGTTTTATTATTGTGCTGTTCCTCCTGATTTTCTAAACGGAGAAGCAAGTTACGCTATCGCTTCCCTAGGCTCTGCTGGGGGCAACTATTGCAAAATAACTTTTGTAAAGTGAACTTTTACTTTCTCAtgtgtaggggtttttttaggcttatttctgtctttattgttggtttttttaagcttctgtttAGTCTGTTTAGCCAGAAAGTCAAAAACTCTAGGCAACTCTGTCTTCTGGAGAAGTTAAGACTTACTCAGCCATATGTGCCTTAGTCAAAGAGGGGGAAATGAGCTGTTGGAAGAGTTAACTCCATCTTATATAGCTTACTGTGCATGCTCTTTCTCTTTTGTAAATGAATTTTAACGGTCAGAGGTGCTTCTGTGTGTGCTTCTGTTGCACAGCCCTTTAACAGATTTCCTATGTGCGTTGCCTCGTGTTAGCAAAACCAGCCGCTACGTTTCACCCAGCTGACGTCTCTTTCTTGAGGCTGAATCTGTTACTGAGGTCATTCGGTACTTGCTGAGAAATGGTcagatgggatttttcttttttaataagctttATATGAGGCATTTTTAAATCATGAACTGTGGATTGCCTGTTGTCCTACCAACTCTTCTCTGTCACAATCTCACAATATCACTATGGTTGCGGCAGAAATTGCACTgactttttaaatgtgtttccatgtAATCTGAATGTTTGTGTTTTACGAGCTTTAATAgtggttttttaaaacaaatcaatcTTGTTCCATAACATGTGCATTCATATCTGTGGGATCATAAACCCGAACTTCCTGTTTATGCTCTGGCACTACAATATTCACAATCAGGACAATAGAAATccatttcaggttttttttacatGAGTGACACTGGAGTCCTTTTTGCAGTACTTGATAAGACACCGTGTTCTCTGCCAATCATAAATGGTTGTAAAACCATTGAAGTAAATGGAGCTTTGGCAATTTTTCTGCTTACAACCTGCTTCATAGACTTCATCTGAGCTCTCTATACACAGGGACACTCCCTGGACTGGGACAGTCCTAACACCCTGTTCCCAAAAAGTTTGAGTTGTATCAATGATAAGACACTGAGTGATATAAAGCAGTTGCATAGTGCACTGATAATGATAATGCACTGAAATTCTATGAGGGCATGGAAATTAATAGTTAATCCTCCCTTTTACTTATGTGTTTGGACTGAAGCGCTGCACAGAAAGCCATcagctggaggggctggaggAAGACTTCAGCACCTCGGTGCTTGACTTTGTGTCTTTATCTTGCTCTTTTAAGCAGCAGCTTTCCTTTACCTTAGGTAGTTTACTGTTTTTTCTCCCAGGATTATTCATAGGATCAACAGTGACTGTTGGGTTCCAGGACATAAAACATTATGTTTTACTGCATGTAAGAAAGCATTTTGTGTAATGCTGAGAGTTTCATGTCTAACAAACTCGAATGATTCTAGGTTTCCAAAGGTATAGCATTCTTGATAAAAAATGACTATGATTTATTTAGGGCTTAATCGCAACATCAGCACAATCAGGAAAATGTGAAACTTctgccttcctttctctctcaTAAATTCTTCATAACCACACGTATCTGGAAACTAATCAATCAAGATCTTTCTCCTACGTGCTGGGAACAACGAGTAGTCTTAGTAATGTGGGAAGTGAATGGGTGTTGACATTATGAAGGTAATTTCAGTCGATGGAAACTAATATATTTTTGCGAGGTTCTCTTCATATGATAAAAAGAAAGGGCATGGAAAAGTTTAGCTAGGAGGAGATAgattataagaaaacaaaaaaccatagTTATTAAAATAGTGTCAGctgtttgggtttctttaatCAGAACCATGTTTGAGTACTAGATGTCTGAATCATTTCAGAAGGCATTAATAGGTAAAAGATAATAACCCAAATTGATTACAATCTTATACCTCTTATAACTTTAAATGCAAATTGCATTCAACTGCAAGAAGGGAAATAATGTCCCAAAGGCATTTCAATTAATTGCTGTAGTTAATTACACTCATAATTTTACTTGTGTGACTAATTATAATCAGGTTTTATGGGTGTATATGGATTTATTTCTGATACTAAAAGCCCCAAACAGCAGgttatttttaggaaatatatttaaacttCATAATGGAAACTGCATGTTCCCATTCTCAGCAGTTGGCTTGAATGAGTTGTGTCTGTGTTCAGAAAGAGTTTGGAGAGCATCAAGAAGACAAACTGCCCCCGCTTTATCGAGCCTGGCTGAGAAGGTCACCGTGGCCCTGCTGATACTGCTCCATTGCTCATGGTCCCAACTTCTTTGTTTTTTATCCTGTGATGGGCACCAGAGACTGCATCAATGGCCCTGAGGTGTTGACCAGCTCCTCCAGCGGCCAGGAGATGTGCTGGAAATGTCACCTCTAGTCACTGGGGCTGCTGGTGCGGCACTTCGCTCTGGGCTCCTCAGCCAGCCCGGAGCAGCGCTGCTTTTAGGGGTTTTTCTTGAGGTGCAGTGTTTGCTGCAGTGCCTCGGCCACCCAAAGCCCTGGGGCTACAATACCTGAGACGGTGGGGAAGGCAGGATGGGGCTGTTTTGTTCCCTGAGACCAGTCCCCGGCAGACGCCTGCAGCGAGGGGGTTGCCGGCCTTGTTGGGCTCCTCCCCTCAGTCTGACTGGAAGGGACGCTCAAGATGGCGGCCAGCGGTAGGTGAAGGTTGTGGGTGTCCAACCCCTTGCCTGTCACccctgctgtgctgggagggtctttttctttttttcccctttttattttttcttttttttcttcttcttcttatttccccccctcttttttccttttagttcaCTTCTGAAGTGGCAGGGCTGCCCTGCCTGGCATTTGAACCCAGCTTTGGTGACAGTGCCCGCCATGTTCGCCTCAGAGCGCCCCAGCCTGGCCACGCTGCCGCTTCCCACAGCCTGTGAACGGCGAAGCGGTGAGTCAGTCCTGTCTGCAAAAGAGACTACAGACGGgggttttctgagaaaaacaggGTGTACAAAGGCCTGCCAGGCTGAGCACTGCCCCGGGGTACGGGATGCCTCAGATGGGCATGGCGGGTGCCTGAGCTGCTTCCTTAGGGTGCATCACCTTGTGTGGAAACAGGCGCTTTTGTAAGGCTCTGCGAGCAGCAAGTGAGACACATTGTATGAGTGAGGTGGGGTTTAGATGATTCTTGTGGAAGAATCCCACAGGGTTGGGGTCAGCCAGATTGTCCCCTGTGTCTGTGGGCAGCTGCCCTGCTGGCCTGGGCAGTGAGGCAACCAGTCTCGATTGCCTCTTCAGTGCAATCTCAGCTAGAGTTTTATTGTCTTTTCCACTGATACACGTTAATTTACTGTTAAatccttcatttcttcttttttttaataatttatatattattttctccTATATGAAACATTTCCCACAGCCacctctggctgcacagagctacCATGACATTTGTTTCTCTGTCATTAAAATGTCTCCAAATCCCATGTCATTTGTAGTGCTTAATGGAAGCAAATCACCAAGTGCACTTTTACCTCTATTGAAAAGACCCTCAATTCTCCAAGTGTAAtcatttttcatagaatcatttaggttggaaaagacttttaagatcattgAGCCCAACCGTAATTTTTGTGGTGGAGTGTTACCTCCTGTGCAAGGTACAGAAATAGGCAATGGGCCTCCCATCTCTGGGTCAAAGGTGGTTGACATTACACCTGGTACTAACACATTTAGACCTCTCTGTATCCTTTTTGGACTACAGGTGGATGGAAGATATTTTACATGGATTTGCTATATGACATCTGTTTAACAGGAAGGCTGCTGGCTGTGCCAGCAAATGCCGTCTTCCCTGTGAAATCCACTTCTGGATGGgcaagggaggaaaggaaaaggcaaaaagcttTATCCTTTTATCCAGGCAGTCATGGAAAATTAATTCTGTGCAGAAGAAAAGTGCATTTTGAGCTTGTGTTTGTCAGCAGGAGGAGCTGACCATACAAAGAAGCTGGCAAGTTTGTTAAATTCTTTCTGGATAATGTAAATATGTATCTTGTGAGTAATGACTAGGTTTCCTTGTCTCTTTCTGCTTCctgagaaaatgttttgctgaaaacaTATTGTATTGGGAATTATTTTTGTGCCTGCCCCTCCTGTTGGCCCCTCCCCATTCCCCTGCTGATTGTCAGGTGATTGTGAAGGAGTGAAGCTGTGCCTGTGTTCGTATGGCAGATCTGCTCCTTCACCTCTCAGACCTCTGAAGGCTTGCACTCAAACCAGGGTCTGATCCAAAACTGGAAAAGGACTGCTTTTTGGATGCACTATACAACACCATGTAATCTCAGCTTGGTATACTGTAGGAATGGGGAGGGCCTACTGAAGTCTGGTGAGTCCCCAGCTGCTGTTCAGTCTTACAGTGAATGGACTCTACCACAACAGCCGTTACAGGCCAACCCTAAACCAAAACACAAGCTGCTTCCAAAGGACAGAGTTCTCATAAGCAAAGCTGCTCTCAAACTGTGATAATCCCCCAAAATGCTTTGGTCTTTGCGCTCTTGAATGCTATCAGTTTATATGTCTGGTTTTCTGCAACCCAAACGCTAGTCTACCTCTGACTTGATTCAGACTGACAAAGCCCCTGCTTGTcttctttgttttaaacctgAAACATACATCTGTAGTGAATTTTAGTTTCTAGTGCTGTTTCATTTTCTATTGTAATCCAGTTTTCAGACACAGAAGCTAAGCAGTCTTCAACTCTGGCTCCAACATATGTGAAAGGTATTAGCAAAGTTTGTATTAACTTTTCTGTACGTgggaaaatactgttctttctgGGTCTTTCTAAATACCTCTGTTCCTTCTCCCGCCCTTTCCTGTATTATCACGGCTTGGCCAGTAGTTCTTCAGGAGTTACTGTCATTTCCCAGTGTCTTTGCAATATAAGAGGTTTCATGCCAAATGCAGTGTAGACACAATTCTTGAAAATCTGTGCCTGAAACTACCTGTGGAACAGCAAATTACTTTTCCATAACTAtcttaacaaaagaaaaccaaatgtcCCACTTCAAGCCTTCCTGTCTTTTACTGGTTTTTTAATTGAATAGCTTTTGCTGTAGATTTGTATTTATTCACTGCATTAATACTAGTCCTGTAATTGCCACATCCTGCACCAGAACAGACTGTATCTGCCTGGTTGCAAAGAGGTGCCTCTGACAAAGAACAAATTGAACTAGAGCACTGACACACATGCAGATTgtagcatttccttttttctcattggCATAAAATTGGCAGTAAAAATGGTCCTACTTGGCTATTCAGATTTTATTCATGCTGAGGTTTGTGCAGAATAGTACTTACAGAAGAATAACCAtcttttcagtacattttttgtttcttcctcttaattatgttttaatatatttcataGTAAATAAGATCCTCCCACATCATAACTAATTGCTGTAAATGCTCCTCTCTATCCACACGGTAAACTGAGGCACAACCTAGTTAAAAGCTGCCCCCGTGAATCCTAGCAATAAATGACAGTAGACCCAGATCCTCCATGGTTTCTCCCAATCATCCTGAAGAGAGCTGCCTATGAAATGAGAATCACCTCATGAATTTCATAAATACTCTGAATGGGGAGGGATGGTGGGCTTTACACATACTCCCAGCAGATACAGGGGGCTTGTTTAATGCAAAAGACATTGTTCTCAGTGGAGGCATCGTGAGGAGTATTTGCATCGCTAGTCTTTAAAACAGGAGCTCCCAGTCCTACGGGACTTTCATATGGGATTGTGCTGTTTACCATGTTGTTTGTAAACCTTGAAAGAGCACTAAAACGTGAGCCTTTTAGAATACTTCCATTTATTATATCTTGTAAAACAGCCTGAAAACAAAGCAtctttcttcttaatttcttGATGCATTGTCTACTTGTGGGATGCTTAGGGATGTAATGGACATAGCTAACACAGAGATGTTCAACAGATGGGTAAGTAGGCAAGTGTTTATCCTGGTTAACTAGCCAAGTGTTTGTAGAGATGAAGTTACACTGGGTAAAGCTGTGGTACGTTTTCCTTCACTGTAAGAAATCTGCCCATTCTCTACCTGATGGGCTGGGTGTGtgccccagctctgctgagcaAGGTGCCGTACTCAAAGCAATTTTGCTATGTGCAGATAATACCCAAGATGACCCATGTGAAATAAAACCTCCAGAAGCCTGCTGACATGAGAAACATCCCAATGTACTGCAaatccccacccccaccccaaatgcACATCCAACCCTAAATGTTGTGAAGataataggggggaaaaaaagtcacattcCTTTTCTAAATGAATGCTGTGTGGATTCCCCTTCAGCAAggatgaaagaaataaaaactcaAGGCAATGAAAATATAGGTCTCTGTTCAACTTTAATCTTTCATTtatgtttgttgtttttcagttAGTTAGCCAAAAATACAGTTAAAGTCTTAATCATTCCTCTAAACATAAAAAGGTGAATTTCCTttcccatgtttttttttttttaaacttacattattgatttttaagttgaaaataattattccccctgctttttctcctttggtGAGCTGTGGTTAGTCCCTCTGTCATGATTTTCCCAAAAATGGCCATATAGCTGTAACATAAAGTAATCTCTGCCAACATtgccctaaagaaaaaaaatacaagtctgCTAATATGAAATTCTATTTTACTGTGGCCAAAATCTAAAATTCTAAAAGAAGCTATAACATGTTATATGACAGTAGCCAAAGAAAACAGTTATGTCTGTCTTCAGAGAGAGAACTGGAATAATATAAGGAAATCCCATTTCTCAATATATTGAGCTTTTCTGTAAGTAATTGGGTAAGATCTGAAGAAATCAGTTCAAAACACAGTCGTCTTAGAAAAACTGTGAATCTTAACCATATGTGAATATTTTACAGGAAtgctattataaaaaaaaaaaaaaagaaaaaaattcataagGAAATGTTcacactgaaatgttaaaaactgaaatttaaaacttCTAAAATCTGGTCCTAAAAAGAGCCATTTCTTGAGCTGTCCCATTTTATTAGGCAAATGAAAACTGTAAAGGCTTATCTAAGTGTCGTGTTTCAAATGCAGCCCTCCAAAGAGAGGGAATTTCCGCAGATGTGCAATTGGTATAGGTGGTTTagcttccctttttcttttcagcgCATCATACTGGGCATGGGCATCCCAGAGAAGGATGCTGTACTAGGCTGAATAAATAGGCTTGACAGAGAAACCTGAAATCCAGAATCAgtagattagataaaaggaatCCAGTATCCTCTTCTAAAATTTAACTTTAGATATTCTgaaggaagaagggggaaaattTGTGTTAGTACAGATGAAATTTCTCACATATCTTTCACTAGATAGGATGACCCAGGTGTTGCTCAGTTGTGTGTgagcattttttctttgctttgtattgTACCTTCATGTAGGACAATGTAGGGATGGTAAGAATTACTCCACGTTACTGTCTTCCTGATTTGCAGTGTTGAATGTAAACATACTCCACACAAAACCCTTCATAGGCACTTAAGAACAGATTCCTCTTGAAGGTCCTCTGTATAGCTTGTGAAGTGTCCTTCCAGTGTTGTGTTAAAGCTACAGACTTGCAGATAATCCATCCTAATGTTTTCTTTAGAgtttggttgcttttttaaaaaaatttgaatcTTCATATCTTTATCTTACAGTTCCTTCGAGTTCTTGTGATTTAGTGCAATGGGTTTCATTTTATATAAGAGCAGCAACAGAAGTCCTTGGTTAGTGTCTGGGGGGGGACAAGGTTAAATTCTGTATTGAGATAAGATTCATGAGTTGGCAGTTAGAGAGACTACTTAATACAAAGAACCatcaacagcaataaaaaaaccctccaaaaatcCCAGAACCTTGAATGAGGTGCTAAGTATTCATTGGAAAAGAGAACTCAGGATGTACGTAAGCATCAGGACCAACACTAAAACCTTAGCAGGAGGCAGGAGGATGCTGGCACTGGACCAGTACACCTTGCGTTCGTTCAGAAACTGAACAGGCCGGAAATTTTCAACCATGTTAGTTGAGTTCTTCGCATCAAAGTGGACTGTCGAAAATTGAGAAATCTGCAGACATCAAAAAAATAGATCGTTAAATCCTTTTTCCATGGAACACTGGACATTCTGATATTGTAAATCTGCAGTGCCTTACTCTGTGGCTTTGTTTTGAGCTGTATGGATGCATTAAACCTTGCAGGAAACAATGTGATGGAGGCTATTTCCAGAGGTCACTGACAGATGACTTCTTTTACCCTTGGAAATCACGGGGACTTCCTTTCTGTGTAAGCCAAATGCTTTGTCCAGCTCAAGGACCTGGTTACACCAGTCCTCTTGGCATGCACAGTCCTGTCCTTGTCCATCACGTCACAGTGAAACAGAGTAAGAGCactaagatttctttctttccttcaaatgTCTAACTGCTTGCGATGTGATGCTGACCCAGAGCAAGCAGATGCTCACTCTTGTGTGGTGTGCTATGCTGACCTGTGTGTGGCTGAGCATTGCCCTTGGCTGAAGTGATGAGTACACTGCAGGTAAGGAACTAAAATACAGATGCTGGCTCTTGGCCAGGTTGTGCTGGCTAGTAGCATTGCTGAGAGTCCACTCCAGGACATCTGAATTTTTTAATCATGTACTCTGTCAGCTGAACAATCTGTATTTTTGAGACAGTCATGATTCAGTCTCCTGTTCCTCCCTAAAGAACAAAAATGGGTTGATTAAAGGTGATGCTGATAGACTCAAAGTTTGGATTTTGAAGTATCCTGTCCTGATACAATAGGAGAAAAGCAGTGGAATCTGGGGGTGAGCAGATGACAGCAGTGGAAGTGCCGCTGACGAAGCGCTGAGCTAGGTGTttacctgtggggttttttggctttcttttcacCTCGTcatttccccttccttcccctttcctgcCATTTTTTGAGAGATGATTTAATAGGGTCAAAAAACTGGCACTAGCGACTGTGTTTAGGCTAATGCCaagcaaatgtgtgtgtgtgtcatagGAATAAGGCAGTGGAGCGGCTAACAAGCCTGTGTTAAATGGTGTGAGTGAGCAGGAGGCCAAAGGGGCAAATAACTGTAGGCAGACCTTCCAGGCTGCCCCTCTGCGACTTACCTGGGAAATACTGAGTTCAATTGGCTTCTCAAATACTGTCCAGATGACACCCTCATGGCAGTCGGGAGTGGTGAGGGAGCCCTCATACCGATAGTACCTTCCAAGGTCTTCCTTGGGTGGGAGAAGAGAGCTCAGAGGCAAAGGCTCCATCTGTATCGGTGGCCCTAGACAAACCGTGTGGAAATATCACTTGTAACGAGTGCAGCTGTAGGTATTGGTCACGTCTGTCTCCGAAcgcagctgctgctcagggctaCGTAAAACCTCATCCCCGCGCTTGTGCCCCGCACTGCTTGTGAAATCCCTGACTGCCAGCTGCAGGGTCCTGCAGAGCACAAGTTACACACACTCTTGTGTCAACTCTCTGCACGTTTTTCTTCTCATCGTGCTTCCTCCTGCCGAAGCAGAAATACTCACACTGGTGCTGGGGGGTTTCTTCACTGCTAATATGGAGAACTGGATTTTCTCCCATCTCCGATGCTCTGAGTGCTTGACAAACTAACCTCTATCTTTTGGCTTTGACTTTCAAACAACAATCTCTACTACAATTTGAACAGGATTGGACCATGAATCCCCTGGTAGTATACATgctcaaaataaatatatgttacATTTTGACTGACGCAAGTGTCTTACCTTTGTATTTAATATTCTCTAATTCATTTATTAGAGTtgtatagtttttattttcttcttcaacctgaaatggaaatattttgatttcaaatCATGCATTTCTCAACAACTGCTTGCTTTAAATCAATTGtgaattaaacagaaaacaaccaCAGGGCTAAAAGATAATAACAAGCAGAATATAGAAAAGAGTAAAGGAACTAAGTGCTGGCACTGAATGCCTGCAGAAGATAGGGAGCCTTAGGTCTTGGACTACTGTAACATTAACACAATCACTCAGCCAAATTGCTGGTAAATTTGAGATGGGCAATTCAAAATTTGGCTACCTACCTTTATAAAGAATGCTAACACAGCCACACcatctgcctttttctttgcttctgttaTATCCGGAACATCTTCTCTGATGTGGACAACATGAAGCTGTAACAAAAAGTCAATAATTTGTTCTGTTTCCTCTGCGGTTCGCTGCTCTAAGtgcagcctggctgcttctctgcGCCTACGCTGCAGCGGGGCCAGAGCTGCCTCATGGGTTGCAggctggggacagacagacagacgacTCAAGGCCCTTGACCTGAGGCAGGAACTATGTAATAAGTGGACTATAAATTGGAACTTCATTCATCAACAATGGTATCATTTCATACAGCTCCCCAGAAGGTGAAGCACTCTGTGGACTGCTGCAGCCCTCAGTTTTCAGCCTGTGCAGTGGAACAGTCAGGTTTTTACATCATGACTTGAAAGGGGGGTAGTTTCCTTCCACCAATCCATGTCTGTTAGCACTGGCGACTTGTCTTGCCttgaagagaatattttttttttttggctgcataGGTCGATTCATGGTTGCAGTCCCAGAAACGAATATATAATCTGAGTAAGCAGTGTGCGAGTGTAATCAGACTGTATAGACTTTGAAACGTTTCTCCTCCCAAGAGGTTATATAACTCCAGATTTGTCGTCTGTCTTGTGCCTTTGCTATGCAAAACTAGTGTGTGTTCCTGCATGTTCTGCTTAGCGAGCAACGTGTCCTCGGTTCTTTATTTCCACTGTTGGGGTTTCACAGGAGAACTAGCCAATAGTTTTTGTGCAACAGTGTCTTAAAAAGCCAGAGTTCTTGAGTAAAAGTCATAATCCACAAACATTCTCACCTACCTC contains:
- the CA4 gene encoding carbonic anhydrase 4, which gives rise to MELLFLVLFSLHILKTEAVVGSHWCYQSQKYEQPHCQDPRQWYLTHDTCNGNKQSPINIVTKNVIYDRSLKPLNFEGYDVKGTSKWNIENNGHTVKVTLSTSPKIEGGGLRRKYKAIEFHLHWGVKDVQQYFPGSEHSIDGEKQAMELHVVHIREDVPDITEAKKKADGVAVLAFFIKVEEENKNYTTLINELENIKYKGPPIQMEPLPLSSLLPPKEDLGRYYRYEGSLTTPDCHEGVIWTVFEKPIELSISQISQFSTVHFDAKNSTNMVENFRPVQFLNERKVYWSSASILLPPAKVLVLVLMLTYILSSLFQ